The DNA window TGAAAATCGCACGAAGAAGCGCGAATTAAAACGATCGCAAGAAATTAAGAAAACGAAACACAGAAGAAAAGAGAGATGTATACCTGATTTAGAAGTCGGTAATCGGGAAAATTCTATGAAAGCTTCAAACGCGTGGTGTATTTGATCTTCGTTGAAATTTCATCTTTGGAATAAGTGGGttttatctcttattttattttgtgtgGTAGTTGTAGATTAGAGTGTTGATTAAACCACTGCCTGTCACGAGTATTCCGTGACAGAACACGTACGTGGAGGACAACGATTTGAGGGGAAATAGAGATATTATATTACGAATAGCAGAACTGGATATTGTCGTATTTGATTATAAAAAGAGTGTCGGCTGGAATTGAATTCTCAATGAGCCCACACCCACACGTCAGCCCTAGCTACCCACAAAGCCTTTTGGAATTAGTACCAAATAAAATCAACGGGTAAAAATGGGCGGCCATGCCACTTGCATGTTTCCTAGCGATTACTGTATTTAGTCTATGATTTGCCTCATTACGAAAATGAGATgtattaattaagtattttttttattttttaataaattgattcATTTTCCATGGTTGCCAGACGCGAAATGATAAAATTCTTTTAgagatttaaaatttcataatagtaaaaatataattttattattttaataatttatatttttatatttttaaagttatctctattcattatatttttatagtctttcgattatatatttttattatatccgaaataatttttagttttgataTTAATTTCTGTAAAAATAAGAagttaaataaattgttttagttTTACAGTTAGGTAATGAAATCGTGcgataaaaaggaaaaagaaaaaggggggcATTAACCATTAAAGCACGGCAAAAGATTGCTTTCCAGAAACTAGAGTCAAAATGAAAAGCGAAGCTTGACGGGTGGAACACGCTTCTTTATTCCAAAACACGGCAATGTAATATTTTTTCCAGCAAAAGGGAGGAGGAAATGCTCCGCAGTGCCGCACGTTGGTTCGCTAAATCCCTACGGTTCCGCTGATTAGTATGCAGAGAATCTATGTATAATATATCTCACACTCATTTATCATGTTTACTTTCCTTAAATTCAAGTGAAGAAAAAAAGATCATTTCTTGGGCAACCAACCATTGCACGTATAGAGTAAGTAGTTAAAAATATCTTAATACAAACAAGTATGATGtccaaaataaactaaataaatcaaaatgtttggCCTAAGCCAAGCCACCCACACCCATCAAAAACTCATCAACTATAACTATCCCTAACATAACAAGTATACTCTTTGAAccgataaattattaaattatgttatttctaaaatcttatgtgatatcacatatataataatattatgtccgtttattatttttgtataatatatGCAAGAAATCActtcattttaattaatcaatttaacgattctaaaattcaaatccaaaatttgatataaaatgcAACCTATACCAATTCATTCTCTTTTTTTaggtataatgattttttttgccctctaactttacaaaaaaagttATTTCAACCCTATATTTTTTTCAGCTTTTTTTAGCTCTTAAACATGTATTTTTGTTAAATAACCCTAAAATGGACAGAAAAATTAAAGCTTTTATTCACTTTGTTGATGTGACATACacgtcaacatttaattaattttttaaaattttaaaaattcaaaaaattataaaattatttttaaaactaaaaataattaaaaaagtataaaaatataaacaatatttttaaaattttaaaaattaaattaaatgctgGCATATCATACACATGAAAATCCACGTATATGTCAtgttagcaaagttaacaaaaactttttcatctttttttaggtgatttgacaaacaatgcaaGTTTAAGAGTTAGAAGaggacaaaaaaaaataaaagaagagctaaaataaataacttttttgtaaaattagaCGGCCAAAAATATCGTTATGTCTTTTTTTAATATGacatatacataatattaaaaaataataccatggtatttatgatatttttatgaaaatcgtatatttttttataattatctcTCTTAAAATTTGTGAATTATTACATTATTGCACATAACTTCATTAGcatttcttctttttctaatCTCATTAATCCATAAAAACTACTCCACCGTCAGGTTGTCTTATATTATTATGCATCGTTTTCTTCGTTACTATGTCGTTTTAACATATGAAATCATCGCCTCCCcctctaataataattaattcgCCGGTCTAATTCCGCCCTAGTATTAGAACATCGCGTGATTGGTAGATAATATTAAAAGGCCATAGGCCGATGGCTGGCCAAGACTACGTCCAAAACACAACATTTTTGCTCAAGTCCAAGTTAAAATTCTATCAGACCTATTGTCGTTATTAGGATGCTTTGCCGTTCATGGTGAAAACAAAGGACATAGTCATCCCTTACTGTTTCTTGGCCAGTTCCAATAATGCAACAAAACCCATATGGTCGTTTTTCCATCAAATTAGCTGGTTGTTGGGTCCATTTCTCACTGATGTTGATGGTTaatctatattatattatttctgTCAGAATAAATGGTCCGCCACCAATTCCTCATCTCATTTCAGGCATTGCAAGTAATTTGCACATCCATTCAAACTATCTAACTCATCTTCACACAAAAGCAAATACCAAACcagaaaccttttcttttttcttataaatAAATGAAGACAATAAATTACAAATGGTATAACAATTATGAGTTCatccatttttttttacaaatgcaTATTGTATAGAAGGCATAGATAAATGCAGATTATTGTTTTCTTAAATGGAGCATATACAATCAAAACACTGGGGAACTAATACACAgacaaataaagaaagaaagaaaatgcttCATGAGAGGCTTAAATTTGCTAGTTACCTAGTCATTGATAGCATTATCTCCACCTAGTTGGCTGGTGATGGTTCCTTTCGCTATTGCCTTCATATGTATGAGAAGCAGAGGCCCTGTCAAATCGGCTGCCACCTAACTTTGTGGCATTGCTATTCGTTTGCTGGCCATTTGAATGCTCTCTTGCATTCCGCCGTTCCTGCAAAAACAAGAGACAGTCcacaaagaaaataacatgaagcCTCCCTCTTCAGGTGCCATAAATGCTAATATCTTTGTAGTTTGCAAAAAAATGGTGCCTACATCATGGAATAGCAGGTCATCAGACTCAAGCATGTGGATAACATGTCCCATTTTCGGTCTCTTTGTTGCATCAGGATCAACACATCGAAGAGCAACCAACAGTACACGTTTAAGTGCTTTTGAAGCAGGCATCTCAGGTAGTTTAGGATCAACTACTTCCTTGGATTTTCGATCCCCAACCATGATTTTTAACCATTCCACCAAATTCACCTGCAATTATCAAATCATTTCCAACTTAGCAACATTAGGAGCTGTGACACTAGACTAGCCAAGGATGAAATTTAATAAGTCTAACCTCCCCTTGCGGTCGGCTATAGTCAACGGGACTTCTCCCAGAGATAATCTCCATAATAAGCACTCCAAAGCTGTAGACATCACTCTTCTCATTCAGCATTCCAGTACAAGCATACTCCGGAGCAACATAGCTGAAGGAAGAAAAGATTTTCATGTTTTAGATTAATGAACCACACAAACATTTTTCTTATGATGCATGTATGCATTCATAACATATAATCTTAACTTTTAGTAAAACTGCAAAAGGAAATCAACCAACCCAAATGTTCCCATCACTCGAGTTGTCACGTAAGTCCTTTCAGAACGCAAGAGTTTAGCAAGCCCAAAATCAGAAACCTTGGGGTTCCACTGGCGATCAAGTAGGATGTTGCTAGATTTTACATCCCGATGGACAACCTTGGGTTCAAGACCCTCATGAAGGTAGGCCAAACTGCAAAAACAATGCATTAAACACTCAGAACAAGAACCACGACAAATAGTATACATGAACCGAAGAATACAATTCTAGCTGATGTACCCTTTTGCCGTTCCCAATATGATATTCATCCGGATATCCCATGTAAGAGGACTGACATCCCCAACATCCCCATGGAGCCATTGTTCCAAATTGCCATTGTCAACATACTCATATACAAGCATCCTGTACAGCAAAACCAGGTAATAAGTCACTTGCATCAACACTAAAAAAGGGGAAGAAAAGCCTTTAATTTCAGAGAATGGCACTACCTATATGCACTTTCAACACAGTATCCATGCAGTCTCACGAGATTCTTGTGTCGTGCTCGCCCGATTGCTTCCACCTCCACCTTAAATTCCTTCTCAGCTTGGCCCCTGAAGGTTTGATAGAATATTTTGATTAGCTAATTTGTATACATCTATAAAAACAAGtaaacaaagaagaagaagaacatcATTTTGATCAGAAGCTAACTATTGCATGGACTGAATAATAGGAAAAACAAACATCATTTTCTCTTAGCAATCAAATTAAGTTTATTAACCAGAGATACCTGTTATTAAGCAAGTTCTTAACAGCTACTTTAGCTCCATCAGTTAAAACGCCAATGAAAACAATTCCATAGCCACCTTCACCAATCACATTCTCTTCACACAATCCATTCGTAGCTAGTTCTAGTTCCCTCAAAGTATACCATTTTCCCCAGCCAAGATGAGACACTTCCGGCCCCGTACTTCCACTCCCCAATGATGCCGTGTCAGTGGCACCTGCACTCGTCGGCCCTCTACTTTCCTCACTCGAGAACACCATTCCGTGCTCCATTTTTCCCAACTCCGCGGACGGCGAGATAGGGTGGTGATCGGCAGCGGATGGGTGATGGATTATTTGTTGAACCTCTTTGGAGATTGATGGGGAAGGGTGCAGGTGGTGGTTTCTATCGGATTTGCGGCGGGCAGTGAGGCAAAGTGAGAGAAGAAACAAAGTGAAGAGAATGAATGAAGCGAAAAGAAGGCCGACGAGTACCCATAGTCTTACCCCGAAAATCGGCGTCGGCTTTGATAGCTCGGCGTTAAGGAAAGCGACGTCGTACACAGACATTATCTTTATACTTTGTTGAATAATCCGGCCAGCATTAGCTCCAATACTGGGGAATAACGTTTTAAATTGaatagaagaaaaagtaagaAACAAATAGGAACgtttaaagaaagaaaaggagagaCACAGAAGAGGAGAATGATTTGTTTATCTTATAATTAATTATCTTCTTAGCTACTTTTTAAATCAGATTGATGTGGTTTTTTTTAATTGCTCTAATACCAAAGTTAGctctctaattaaaatttttcaactgATTTAGTCCTCattgtttacaaaatttatcattttagttccaattctaaaaaatttaataaatatttataaaatctgtcaatttagtcctaactctaaaatctttaattttttttccatcagCTAACTAGTGATGGCAACGGGGCGGGGCGTGGCAGTTTTTTGCCACACTTGGATCCGCCCCAATGCTCTATCCCCATGCTTTGACCTCAACTTAAAAAAATGTAACCCGCCCCAAACCTGAACCAGAAAATTAATAATATACCTGACGTCGATCCAATCTTACccgagtttaatttttttatttttaatttttttgtaaaaccatgattaattaaaaaataaaaaatatgaaaggcTTTGGCACAATTTCTTATTAGATTTGCTAAATGATTTATCTCTCAAGTTGTGCTAATGTATATTTACACAAATAGTGTGATTACAACccacacaaaaaaaatatttctttaataaattattaaattaaaaggatAGAAAATAGGAGAAATAACCTTATAAGGGTGAAAGGGGACTAGTGTAGACTTTAGAACGAGACTAGTAGTGATAAATTTTATAgattcttaatttaattaatattaaatatgtatagatggtaatttcataaatatctCGGGGAGGGGTGGGTGGTTTCATTCTAAACCCAACCTCTACCCGACgagactatttttaaaaattaacccgCCCCACCCCGTCCCccaactttaataaaaaaaaccaacCCTATCGGGTCAATTTCGAGTTTTTTGCCATCTCTATGGCTAACTCATatgagatattaaaataagaaaaaaatactcTCTTTTAAGGGACTtgcaaaaaaaattctaaagagttgagataaaaaacaaaaaaatttaaaatccaaaataaattaaAGGCATTAAAAATACTATATGTTTGAGTAGTAATGTAACCAATTATTCCAGATATGTTCTAAATTAATTAGTTTGATCCAGTGTGAAGCCTACACTATAGTAAAAAAATATGTTGCAAGTGacttgaaaaaaaaagggtgctctttttttttgttttaatattttaggtGGGTTAGCCTATGGGTTATAATggctaaaaatgattttttttaatatatatatttttaatttttagaattaggactaaattgatagattttgtaGATGTTGAGAACTAAATTtactttttagaattagaactaaaatgataaattatgtaaatattgagggctaggtttgttaattttttttatgtttagaatcAAATTTATAGAACGTGAAAATATTAGAAAACTAATTTTGTTACTGGACCAATAAGAAAACCCACATTAACTTTCAAAAAGCTTAGtgactaaatcaaaaaaattaataattaggtGACTAAAATAAAACGAAATGTATAGTTAGGtgaccatttttataatttaccctaaaaaataaCTTTCGTCATAATTTAACagaaaaaaagaacagaaaaagaagaCTAATTTACATGTTTCGAGATGATAaagattaatatatttattttaataaagggACTGAAATGCAACTCAGCCTGTACTTTTACTGGTTGTCTGTGCACTGTATCGTTTTTTCCTTACGAACAAGGGAAACTAAAAATGTTAGTGCGCGTCTGGTTCTTTTTATCTTGTAGCTTCAGTGGACTGAAACTAAAAAGACTATATGGTCCTTTTAATTCATTCTATTTccaattttagattaaattatgaatatttgagAACGGTCAAATGcgtacttttttatttaatctagAGTGCTTAAATTATAAATCTTCGAGAATGGTCAAATATGAGATTGAAAAGCATTTTTTTCCTATTTAGGGTCtatttgattgccagtaaaatgttttccgtaaaatgatttctggaaaatattttacttttctgtaaaatgatttactaaaaaatattttctgctgtttggcagatttcctgaaaatattttccgaaaaagttgtttttacatatattaatatatattaataattttttatattttaaattatttttacatatattgcaatgatttatttataataatactcaattattaagctacaatattaatcattataatttgaaaaaaactaatatcaaataaattatttgtaattgtgttaaaaaaataagtattaaataattaaaaaaacaaattactggaaaatcgataaacagaagcagtTTTCTACCAGAAATGAAGGAagtgaaggaggcgatagagaggagagcacggaaaatatcttaaggaaattgaaagggtaagacattttccctaaaatgtaacccattctcccttgttttggagttcatttttcaaatggaaaatgttttccgccaatcaaacactgaaaaagttgaaaataattttctgaaaaattaattccatcaatcaaacagacccttaatagCAAGGCCTGCCTGCTGATTATGGGGACGAGAAGGAGTACGTAGGTTATGGTTTGAGAGAGACAGCTGAAAAAGAATAAGTGACTAGGCGGACTGAATGAGACTGCGTAGCGACGTCCGCAGTCCACTTGAGATGTGATGAGATGGTAAGGTGAGGTGAGGTGAGGGAGGTGGTGGGTGACTTCATACATTCTTTCAAACATTCGACGCAAATGGtagtaaattattttatggaaAGGTAGAGAAAAAGAATATCCGACACTTAATATCTCAACAACTTCCTActaacatttactttatttatctattttaatgTTGGTAAGTAAATTATAGAAAATCTAATTATGCAACCGACAAGCAATGTCTCTCTTTCCAATTTTTGATTAGTGAGTAAACCCCGCTGTGACCCTAATCACTTCgatatttagaaattttcatagttttttaaattttccattCAGCTTCAAACATTAAAAAAAGCCATTAAAATTGAAGCCGCAGCTAATTTGACAAAACATAGCAACATTATGCTTAGTTGCTTCACAAATCCTAGCCACGTTCTATTTACAATAATATTACGTTATTATCCCCCCCCCCTTTTGTATTTGACAAGAACAactaataaaaacattttaagaaaaacataaaatacTCAAAACTTATTTTTGGGGGTTTTTTTCCTTACCTTGAAAATAGAGGCAAAATAAAAGGAGTGCAGTAAAAGGACGGAACATATTTAATCAAAGTTTCATTGCATTCGATGTTTCTCCGATCATTTGTCTAGTCTATTCTTCCCTCTTTTCTGCTTAGTTCCTTCCATTTTAACTAGCTTTCTGACTAATAAGTGTGCCTGAACTAGTGACATTTGACAACGTGAGGACGCCATGCAACTCAAATGCAGATCATCAAACAAAAATATTACAATGAAATGAAATAATTCAAACCCAGTTCTTAATATTATGACATCCCTATCACTCTTCCTTTTTGTCAGCTGCATCAATTGCCGCCAATCTTTCAACAAGAGGAGGATGAGAATAGTGATAAGCTGAGTACCACGGATCTGTATTCATAGCCGACAGATTTTCTTCCTGAAAAAATTGCACCAACAACTCCTCATTAACATGTAACTAGtattttatttcaacttcattaacctttcttttttttcacttaatataAGCTACATGCAGATATTACCATTGGATGGACTTTGCATGAAGGTAACAACAATGAAGCAGACTTCATATTTGAAACGATATAGTAGATTCCGATTTAAACAACAAAGGAAAGCAAAATGACTAGAAATTCACCTGTAGCTTCACTAGACCGGCACGTAAAGCAGATCCATACCCAAGCTTCTTAGCAAAGGCATCAGCCTACATAAAACAATAAATACCATACATTATTAAATCCAAAGATTGATGAGAAGGAGATGGAAATGAGCAAGgatgtaaattttgttaatttaatggTTAAGCTACATAGTAGGAAAGTGGTTATGAATCTAAATTCTTTTAATTAACAAATTTTCCATCCTCACTCATTTCTACCCTTCATGCCAGTCAAAGCCTATGAGAAAAGCACCAAAACTCAAAATCAGCATTTGCTGCAAAAAAGAAGTTACCTGAAATTCAAATGATCTGCTTACAAGATTGAGACCAAAGCTTACAAGGTGTTGGAGTGGTATTACAGTATGCTGCATATGATAAGGTCAGAGAATGGTTAGTATGGCAACTGATTCTCTTTCCATTCCATCATAATGAGCAATGATTCATAACCTTCAATCCTATCTATACGCAAACAAATTAAACAATGTCTCTGCTGCCCTGTTAAGAGCTTAGTTATGCTTATAGAGTACATCTCATTATTAGGCTAGGTATCTCAACTATGAGTACATTGTTTAGGTATTTTTGTACCTGAAATATAATAAGACCAATTAGTACCGGCTGTGTGTCAAACCCAAAGCTTCGGAAAAGATCAGTTGAGTTCCTGACCAGTGTATAACCTCCAAATTGCAAAAAAGTAAGAATCTGCATTTGGAAGGAAgggaaaaacaaacaaacatcAAAACAAAGGAATGGAACTAGTTGCTGGAGCAAGAAATTATAGATATATCCACATACACCTTGACAAATCTAGCAAGCATAGTATAAAGACATAAACAGCTCATGTTCTAAATATTAAGCAGAAAAAATTGCTATTTTTTTACAGCATAGGCACTTGACTTGTGTGGCTCATTAACATGCTTTTGGTTTATCTAACTCATAATATTTTGTAGTGCCAGATGGAGGATATGGGATTATCTTGCTGCATGAACACTATCATAAGGTGTGACTGCCCTAAGAATTATATTGCTAAGCAGGCAAATCACCTCAATGAACAATTATTTTCTGATCATTTTTAACAGCATCACTGCTATTCCACCAAAACATAAATGAAGAGTCATGAACCATAATATAGTCATAACATGGTGCTCATTTATCCAAGGATAAAGAAAACGGgagtgagtttttttttcttcagagaaaaaaagaagattgCAAGAGAACAACCACAGCATACCTGCACAGCAATAAATGAGTACATGGTATGGTTTAGCTTCCAATGCCCCAGTTCATGAGCAATAACAGCAACAATTTCCTCGTCATTTTTGCACTGCAAAAAGAATCTAAATAAATAAGATCTTTCCCGACTGTTAAGGCAGCCTTCACTACACAGACAATGACGAGATCATTTAATCATTCTTTCCAACTTCTTCCATAaactggaaaaagaaaaaatcatgTATTCGGCAATTTTCACTTTAAGTCAAAGTGCATCCTCAGAATCAAGATAAATTGAGTGGACTTACATATAAGTTCCTATATAAGAAATAAGATTGTTTGCTAGGAGAGAAATCTACTGGCATAAAATTAGACTATATTTGCCACAAACTCAAGTCTCCTGAGATTGGCAGACAATGTTCCCAGTTTTCAAGTAAATGTACTTAACAGCCAATATGCTGAACAGTAGGAAATAAGGTTGaaggaaaaaaatatattgaGTCTGAATTAAATATTAGAAGACTGGAATTTCCATTCACTTTATAATTACTCAGAATAGCTTCAACAAAAAATCATCA is part of the Gossypium hirsutum isolate 1008001.06 chromosome D11, Gossypium_hirsutum_v2.1, whole genome shotgun sequence genome and encodes:
- the LOC121203034 gene encoding probable serine/threonine-protein kinase At1g01540; translation: MSVYDVAFLNAELSKPTPIFGVRLWVLVGLLFASFILFTLFLLSLCLTARRKSDRNHHLHPSPSISKEVQQIIHHPSAADHHPISPSAELGKMEHGMVFSSEESRGPTSAGATDTASLGSGSTGPEVSHLGWGKWYTLRELELATNGLCEENVIGEGGYGIVFIGVLTDGAKVAVKNLLNNRGQAEKEFKVEVEAIGRARHKNLVRLHGYCVESAYRMLVYEYVDNGNLEQWLHGDVGDVSPLTWDIRMNIILGTAKGLAYLHEGLEPKVVHRDVKSSNILLDRQWNPKVSDFGLAKLLRSERTYVTTRVMGTFGYVAPEYACTGMLNEKSDVYSFGVLIMEIISGRSPVDYSRPQGEVNLVEWLKIMVGDRKSKEVVDPKLPEMPASKALKRVLLVALRCVDPDATKRPKMGHVIHMLESDDLLFHDERRNAREHSNGQQTNSNATKLGGSRFDRASASHTYEGNSERNHHQPTRWR